A window of the Mucilaginibacter sp. cycad4 genome harbors these coding sequences:
- a CDS encoding DUF3823 domain-containing protein has protein sequence MKIKFHHIILGLLLAAMGCKKDNYDAPASKLTGRLTYKGEAINVEYNQVPFELYQPGFGKIAPIRGTFQQDGSYSSLLFNGNYKFTIPANQGPFMWKEVSAGKRDTVAVTISGSQTMDVEVTPYYLINNAKITAANKVVTAVFDLQKVITDANAKDIGSVVLYINKTQFVSGSDNIAATEVAGSAITSMNGISMNVNVPTITPAQNYVFARVGLRVAGVEDMIFSPVVKVTY, from the coding sequence ATGAAAATAAAATTTCATCATATCATATTAGGGCTCTTACTTGCTGCCATGGGTTGCAAGAAAGACAACTATGATGCGCCCGCGTCAAAGCTCACCGGCCGCCTTACATATAAAGGCGAGGCGATAAATGTTGAATACAACCAGGTCCCTTTTGAACTTTATCAGCCGGGCTTTGGCAAGATAGCACCCATCAGGGGTACTTTTCAGCAGGATGGCAGCTATTCGTCGCTGCTGTTCAACGGTAATTACAAATTCACTATTCCCGCAAACCAGGGGCCTTTTATGTGGAAGGAAGTAAGTGCCGGAAAAAGGGATACAGTGGCGGTTACCATTAGCGGCAGCCAAACTATGGATGTTGAGGTAACGCCTTATTACCTAATTAATAATGCCAAAATAACTGCCGCCAATAAAGTGGTTACAGCGGTGTTTGATTTGCAAAAAGTTATAACTGATGCCAATGCTAAAGATATAGGTTCGGTGGTGTTATACATCAACAAAACCCAGTTTGTATCGGGCAGTGATAATATTGCTGCTACTGAAGTTGCCGGTTCTGCTATAACAAGCATGAACGGTATCAGCATGAATGTAAATGTCCCTACTATCACGCCTGCACAAAACTATGTGTTTGCCCGTGTAGGTCTTCGGGTTGCCGGTGTGGAAGATATGATCTTCTCGCCTGTGGTAAAAGTTACTTACTAA
- a CDS encoding sugar-binding domain-containing protein, with amino-acid sequence MKKLSLCLSLFITTYLSANAQQGEWHLIKDRITTPWAEKVDPKAPLPEYPRPQLVRSNWQNLNGLWNYAIVPKATTGPAKYEGKILVPFSVESALSGVGKTVGKDSMLWYKTTISLNKTLKGKDVLLHFGAVDWRTEVFVNGKSAGIHEGGFDPFTFNITPYLKGGSKQEITVSVWDPTDDGPQPRGKQVKKPEGIWYTPVTGIWQTVWLEGVAKTHIEATKQTPNIDDHTLSVSAEVNNSQPGDKLKVSAWNGKTLVSEKTIDAGEIAVLDIKDQHLWSTTDPFLYDLKVAVIRNNKAVDEVGSYFAMRKISLGPDANGIQRMLLNNKFVFQYGPLDQGWWPDGLYTPPTYEAMNFDIDKLKAMGFNMIRKHIKVEPARYYTYCDKTGMLLWQDMPSGDLGNHWENRPGVLDRATDQQRTPESEGYYRKEWNALMNSLYNYPCIVVWTPFNEAWGQFKTVEITEWTMKKDPSRLVNSASGGNFYDTGNIVDLHNYPHPAMPRPEIFGKTKAVVLGEFGGLGWPVDGHTWQANKNWGYQNFKNGDDLFKRYSTFTDRLEELIKAGLSAAVYTQTTDVEGEVNGFMTYDRKVIKMPVELLQKANSKLYDPALVK; translated from the coding sequence ATGAAGAAACTATCGCTTTGCCTGTCTCTTTTTATTACTACCTATCTATCTGCCAATGCACAGCAAGGCGAATGGCATTTGATAAAAGACAGGATCACTACCCCATGGGCCGAAAAGGTTGACCCTAAGGCACCGCTACCCGAATACCCGCGTCCGCAATTGGTACGCAGCAACTGGCAAAACCTGAACGGTTTATGGAACTATGCCATAGTGCCTAAAGCAACTACAGGGCCTGCCAAATATGAAGGAAAGATATTAGTGCCTTTCTCGGTTGAATCTGCGCTTTCGGGTGTTGGAAAAACGGTTGGTAAAGATAGTATGTTGTGGTATAAAACAACCATCAGCTTAAATAAAACATTAAAAGGTAAAGATGTGCTGCTGCATTTTGGCGCGGTTGACTGGCGTACCGAAGTATTTGTAAACGGCAAAAGTGCCGGCATTCACGAAGGCGGCTTCGATCCGTTTACCTTTAATATTACCCCTTATTTAAAAGGCGGTTCAAAACAGGAAATTACTGTAAGCGTATGGGACCCGACAGATGATGGGCCGCAGCCGCGTGGTAAACAGGTAAAAAAGCCCGAAGGGATCTGGTATACTCCGGTTACCGGTATCTGGCAAACTGTTTGGCTTGAAGGCGTAGCTAAAACGCACATCGAAGCCACCAAACAAACCCCCAACATTGACGATCACACACTCTCGGTTTCGGCCGAAGTTAACAATAGCCAGCCGGGCGATAAGCTGAAGGTCAGCGCCTGGAATGGCAAAACCCTGGTATCCGAAAAAACAATTGATGCAGGCGAAATTGCCGTGCTTGATATTAAAGACCAGCATTTATGGTCAACTACCGATCCTTTCTTATACGATTTGAAAGTTGCTGTTATCCGCAATAATAAAGCCGTTGATGAGGTAGGCAGCTATTTTGCCATGCGCAAGATTTCGCTTGGCCCTGATGCAAACGGTATTCAGCGCATGTTGCTGAACAACAAATTTGTGTTTCAATACGGCCCGCTTGATCAGGGCTGGTGGCCTGATGGCTTATACACCCCGCCTACTTACGAGGCCATGAACTTTGATATTGATAAGTTAAAGGCGATGGGCTTTAACATGATCCGTAAGCATATCAAAGTTGAGCCTGCCCGTTATTATACCTACTGTGATAAAACAGGGATGCTTTTATGGCAGGACATGCCAAGTGGCGATTTAGGCAACCATTGGGAAAACCGCCCCGGCGTGCTTGACCGCGCGACCGATCAGCAGCGTACACCCGAGTCTGAAGGTTATTACCGTAAAGAATGGAACGCCCTCATGAACTCATTATACAACTACCCATGCATTGTGGTATGGACTCCGTTTAACGAGGCCTGGGGCCAGTTTAAAACTGTAGAGATCACTGAGTGGACAATGAAAAAAGATCCTTCCCGCCTGGTGAACAGCGCCAGCGGAGGTAATTTTTATGACACAGGGAACATTGTCGATCTCCACAATTATCCGCACCCGGCTATGCCGCGCCCGGAGATCTTTGGTAAAACAAAGGCTGTGGTTTTAGGCGAGTTTGGCGGTTTGGGCTGGCCGGTTGACGGGCATACCTGGCAGGCCAACAAAAACTGGGGTTACCAAAACTTCAAAAACGGCGATGACCTGTTTAAAAGATATTCAACCTTTACCGACAGGCTGGAAGAGCTGATCAAAGCAGGCCTTTCGGCTGCAGTATATACCCAAACAACAGATGTGGAAGGCGAGGTGAATGGTTTCATGACCTACGACCGCAAGGTGATTAAAATGCCTGTTGAATTGTTACAAAAAGCCAACAGCAAACTGTACGATCCGGCCCTGGTGAAATAA
- a CDS encoding beta-L-arabinofuranosidase domain-containing protein, whose amino-acid sequence MTIKNSIKLMRREVCLSVAMICAGFATAGAQGLKATTVTTVDNKSPNAFYINNRAPLQRQHFTKLPTGSIEAGGWLKKMMELQRDGLTGNLGEISVWLSKTNNAWLNKEGKGEYGWEELPYWLKGYADIAYMLKDKKMMAETKFWIDAVLNNQRDNGDFGPAVERNGNRDLWTNMPMLWCLQSYYEYTKDPRVIPFMTKYFKYELSVPDSKFLKDYWENSRGGDNMLSVYWLYNRTGDKFLLDLATKLDKNTADWRQANNLPNWHNVNVAQCFREPATYYLQSHDPKDLDATYNDFKLIRNIYGQVPGGMFGADENARKGYDDPRQAVETCGLVEQMTSDQMLLGNTGDRFWAENCEDVAFNTFPAAFMPDYRALRYLTAPNMVVSDGKNHHPGIANEGPFLMMNPFGSRCCQHNHAAGWVYYAENSWMATPDNGIAALLYTEGKVNAKVGNGTAVSIAETSHYPFQDQISFTVNTPKAVDFPLYLRIPEWCKRASVKVNGVAVDVNTSTGDYIRLAKSWKNGDKVTLQLPMQLKVQEWAKNKNSVSVSYGPLTYSLKIEEQYTKGDNTKDAQGDSHWQPGADPQKWPSYNIYAASPWNYGLLIDEQHPEKSITVVHRAWPKDNNPFTNANAPIELKAKGKQLPGWKIDETGLCGVLPQSPVKTEEPTKQLTLVPMGGARLRISAFPVTE is encoded by the coding sequence ATGACTATAAAAAATAGTATAAAACTGATGCGCAGGGAGGTTTGTCTTTCCGTGGCGATGATATGTGCGGGCTTTGCAACAGCAGGTGCCCAGGGGTTGAAAGCAACAACGGTTACTACAGTTGATAACAAAAGTCCGAACGCTTTCTATATAAATAACCGTGCCCCGTTGCAGAGACAACATTTTACCAAATTGCCTACCGGTAGTATTGAAGCCGGCGGCTGGTTGAAAAAAATGATGGAACTGCAAAGGGATGGCCTTACTGGCAATCTGGGTGAGATCAGCGTATGGCTTTCAAAAACCAATAATGCCTGGCTCAACAAAGAAGGTAAAGGCGAGTATGGCTGGGAAGAGCTGCCTTACTGGTTAAAAGGCTATGCCGATATAGCCTATATGCTGAAGGATAAAAAGATGATGGCCGAAACCAAATTCTGGATCGACGCCGTGCTGAATAACCAGCGCGATAATGGCGACTTCGGCCCGGCGGTTGAGCGTAACGGTAATCGCGATTTGTGGACTAATATGCCGATGCTGTGGTGCCTGCAATCATATTATGAATATACTAAAGATCCGCGGGTGATCCCTTTCATGACCAAATACTTTAAATACGAGCTATCGGTACCCGACAGTAAGTTTTTAAAGGATTACTGGGAAAACAGCCGCGGCGGCGATAATATGCTGAGTGTTTACTGGCTGTATAATCGCACCGGCGATAAGTTTTTGCTTGACCTGGCTACCAAACTTGATAAAAACACCGCCGACTGGCGCCAGGCCAATAACCTGCCCAATTGGCATAATGTTAACGTAGCCCAGTGTTTCCGTGAGCCTGCAACTTATTACCTGCAAAGCCATGATCCAAAAGATCTCGACGCTACTTACAATGATTTTAAACTGATCCGTAATATTTATGGACAGGTACCAGGTGGCATGTTTGGTGCCGATGAGAACGCCCGTAAAGGTTATGACGATCCGCGCCAGGCGGTAGAAACCTGTGGTTTGGTTGAGCAAATGACATCCGACCAGATGCTGCTGGGCAATACCGGCGACCGTTTCTGGGCCGAAAACTGTGAGGACGTTGCTTTCAACACCTTCCCTGCTGCCTTTATGCCCGATTATCGTGCTTTGCGCTATCTAACCGCTCCTAACATGGTGGTTAGCGATGGAAAAAATCACCATCCCGGTATAGCCAATGAAGGCCCGTTTTTAATGATGAACCCTTTTGGCAGCCGTTGCTGTCAGCATAACCACGCTGCCGGCTGGGTTTATTATGCCGAAAACAGCTGGATGGCCACTCCCGATAATGGTATAGCAGCCTTGCTTTATACCGAAGGAAAAGTTAATGCAAAAGTTGGTAATGGTACCGCGGTAAGCATTGCCGAAACAAGTCATTACCCATTCCAGGATCAGATCAGCTTTACGGTTAATACGCCAAAAGCAGTTGATTTCCCACTTTACCTGCGCATACCGGAATGGTGTAAGCGCGCATCGGTAAAAGTAAACGGTGTAGCTGTGGATGTGAATACTTCGACCGGAGATTATATTCGTTTGGCTAAAAGCTGGAAAAACGGCGATAAGGTAACGCTTCAGTTGCCAATGCAATTGAAAGTACAGGAGTGGGCGAAAAACAAGAACAGCGTAAGTGTGAGTTACGGTCCGCTTACTTATTCGCTAAAAATTGAGGAGCAGTATACTAAAGGAGATAATACCAAAGATGCCCAGGGCGATTCCCATTGGCAGCCCGGTGCCGATCCTCAAAAATGGCCATCTTACAATATCTACGCGGCATCACCATGGAATTATGGCTTGCTGATAGATGAACAACATCCTGAAAAATCAATAACGGTCGTTCATCGTGCGTGGCCAAAGGATAACAATCCGTTCACCAATGCCAATGCGCCTATTGAATTGAAAGCCAAAGGAAAACAGTTGCCCGGCTGGAAGATAGATGAAACAGGTTTGTGTGGCGTGCTACCACAAAGTCCCGTTAAGACAGAAGAACCCACCAAACAACTTACACTGGTACCTATGGGTGGCGCAAGGTTAAGGATTTCAGCTTTCCCGGTTACCGAATAA
- a CDS encoding family 43 glycosylhydrolase: MIKGIVCGLLMMAGLTAVAQDAPVKNQPPSPLYRDPIYDGAADPVLVYNKAEKEWTMLYTQRRANVQSPGVAFCYGTAIGIATSKDHGHTWVYRGALNLEHERGKNTFWAPDVVFDKGVYHMFVVYIPGVYSQWGGDSHLVHYTSKNLWDWKYEGPLNLPDHNIIDPTLMKLPDGKWHMWYKDQKLGSITMTAESTDLVNWKVADKPAIEGRAHEGPKIFWFKDYYWMITDEWQGQRVYRSKDAKTWEHQGLVLDKPGHRPEDTPTGAHADVVVSEGHAYIVYFTHPGRKKHFEDGGLDADGAYSYSTKRTSIHAAELEFNGETLVCDRDKPFSFWLADVK, from the coding sequence ATGATAAAAGGAATTGTATGCGGTTTGCTGATGATGGCTGGTTTAACTGCTGTGGCACAGGATGCCCCGGTTAAAAACCAGCCGCCATCGCCGCTATACCGCGACCCTATTTATGATGGTGCTGCCGACCCTGTATTGGTTTATAATAAAGCCGAAAAGGAATGGACAATGTTATATACCCAGCGCCGGGCCAATGTACAATCGCCGGGAGTGGCCTTTTGTTATGGTACCGCCATAGGTATTGCTACCTCGAAAGATCATGGGCATACCTGGGTATATCGTGGGGCGCTAAACCTTGAGCATGAGCGAGGAAAAAACACCTTTTGGGCTCCCGATGTGGTTTTTGACAAAGGCGTATACCACATGTTTGTTGTATATATCCCCGGAGTGTACAGCCAGTGGGGCGGCGATTCGCACCTGGTGCATTATACCAGTAAAAACCTGTGGGACTGGAAATATGAAGGTCCGTTGAATTTGCCCGATCATAATATCATCGACCCAACACTCATGAAACTGCCCGATGGCAAATGGCACATGTGGTATAAGGATCAAAAACTGGGCAGCATCACCATGACAGCCGAAAGCACTGATCTCGTAAACTGGAAAGTAGCTGATAAGCCTGCCATTGAAGGCCGGGCACACGAAGGCCCAAAGATCTTTTGGTTTAAAGATTATTACTGGATGATCACCGATGAATGGCAGGGGCAACGGGTTTATCGCTCAAAAGACGCTAAAACCTGGGAACACCAGGGCCTGGTGCTGGATAAACCCGGTCACCGGCCGGAGGATACACCAACGGGTGCACACGCCGATGTAGTAGTAAGTGAGGGCCATGCCTATATCGTTTACTTTACCCACCCCGGTCGTAAAAAGCATTTTGAAGATGGTGGCCTTGATGCCGATGGCGCTTACAGCTATTCGACCAAGCGTACTTCTATCCATGCCGCCGAACTGGAGTTTAACGGGGAAACCCTGGTTTGCGACAGGGATAAGCCATTTAGTTTCTGGCTGGCCGACGTAAAATAA
- a CDS encoding sialidase family protein has product MRQVFIWLMGVFAPVMGLGQHNAVMNKTIVWDQATLTRISEKDGNYARMIQLRDGSLLCVYQSKAGIICTKSNDAGKTWLKPEVVTASYKGMEMAVPEVLELKDRSILLSYNPRPYKINGSWDTTKHFAICTKKSYDEGKTWTDERLIYEARYNFDDGCWEPSQIQLPSGEIQLFFSNEGVYTKSNEQNISIFRSKDNGLSWTKEPEIASFRPGHRDGMPVPLLLKGKKEIAFSIEDNAGASFKPSIIRNNINQNWQKTVGADDAERTYALTPKLPDTVYAGAPYLRQLHSGETILSYQSTQNRNHNWEQSCMQVSIGNNDAKDFVGVPTPFNIPLNKQGLWNALCVLSDDTIIALTSTNAFGDRTEVWMIKGRLVKK; this is encoded by the coding sequence ATGCGGCAGGTATTCATTTGGTTAATGGGTGTGTTTGCCCCGGTGATGGGCCTGGGGCAGCACAATGCCGTTATGAATAAAACCATTGTTTGGGATCAGGCTACGTTAACCCGTATAAGCGAAAAAGATGGTAATTATGCACGCATGATCCAGCTCAGGGATGGCAGCCTGCTTTGCGTTTATCAAAGTAAGGCCGGTATTATATGTACCAAAAGTAATGACGCCGGAAAAACATGGTTGAAGCCGGAGGTTGTTACCGCCTCATATAAGGGCATGGAAATGGCTGTGCCGGAAGTATTGGAGCTTAAGGATCGTTCAATCCTGTTATCGTACAACCCAAGGCCATATAAAATTAACGGCAGTTGGGATACCACCAAACACTTTGCCATCTGTACCAAAAAAAGCTACGATGAAGGCAAAACATGGACGGATGAACGCCTGATCTATGAAGCCCGTTATAACTTTGACGATGGCTGCTGGGAACCATCGCAAATTCAGCTGCCTTCGGGCGAAATCCAGCTGTTCTTTTCAAATGAGGGCGTTTATACTAAATCAAACGAACAGAATATTTCTATATTCCGATCAAAGGATAATGGCCTAAGCTGGACAAAGGAACCTGAAATAGCATCCTTTAGGCCCGGCCACCGGGATGGTATGCCGGTCCCCCTCCTTTTGAAAGGAAAAAAAGAGATCGCGTTTTCGATAGAGGATAACGCAGGCGCGAGTTTTAAGCCATCAATTATCAGGAATAATATCAACCAAAACTGGCAAAAAACAGTGGGTGCCGATGATGCTGAACGTACCTATGCACTCACTCCTAAATTGCCCGATACTGTTTACGCAGGGGCGCCCTATTTAAGGCAACTGCACAGCGGCGAAACCATATTATCGTACCAAAGCACCCAAAACCGTAACCATAACTGGGAGCAGTCATGTATGCAGGTATCGATAGGTAACAATGATGCCAAGGATTTTGTAGGCGTGCCAACACCATTTAATATACCGCTTAACAAACAGGGGCTTTGGAATGCCTTGTGCGTGCTTAGCGACGATACGATAATTGCGCTTACTTCAACAAACGCGTTTGGGGATAGGACGGAGGTTTGGATGATAAAAGGGAGGCTGGTGAAGAAGTAA
- a CDS encoding cellulase family glycosylhydrolase, giving the protein MQTKLKVLALALAMPLGMRVMAQQKAPAQVWSQQKATTWYAQQQWLVGADFIPSTAINQLEMWQADTFDPKTIDKELGYAQGIGMNVMRVFLHHLAWEQDPEGFKKRMDQYLTISTKHGVKTMFVFFDDCWNKEPKTGKQPAPKPGIHNSGWMQDPGQPASDNAANSPVLEKYVKDVLKHFANDKRILLWDLYNEPGNSGKGNKTLPLLKSVFKWARQVNPSQPVSAGIWSWGLEDLNKFQAANSDVITYHDYSPEADHLKTVQFLKMIGRPLICTEYMARPRNSLFSTVLPMLKKENVGAINWGFVSGKTNTIYAWDTPIPDGSEPKLWFHDIFRKDGTAYIPEETTLIKKLTGR; this is encoded by the coding sequence ATGCAAACAAAATTAAAAGTATTGGCCCTTGCTTTGGCAATGCCATTGGGCATGAGGGTAATGGCGCAGCAGAAGGCTCCGGCGCAGGTATGGTCGCAGCAAAAGGCAACAACATGGTACGCGCAGCAGCAATGGCTGGTTGGTGCCGATTTTATACCCAGCACAGCCATCAATCAGTTAGAAATGTGGCAGGCAGATACCTTCGATCCAAAAACTATTGATAAAGAATTAGGCTATGCACAGGGCATCGGCATGAATGTTATGCGTGTATTCTTACACCACCTGGCCTGGGAGCAGGATCCTGAAGGTTTTAAAAAACGTATGGATCAGTATTTAACCATTTCAACCAAACACGGTGTTAAAACCATGTTTGTGTTTTTTGATGATTGCTGGAACAAAGAGCCCAAAACAGGTAAGCAGCCTGCTCCAAAGCCGGGAATCCACAATTCTGGCTGGATGCAGGACCCCGGTCAGCCGGCTTCTGATAACGCTGCAAATTCTCCCGTGCTTGAAAAATATGTAAAGGATGTATTAAAGCATTTCGCCAACGATAAGCGCATTTTACTTTGGGATCTGTACAACGAGCCTGGCAACTCCGGCAAGGGCAACAAGACTTTGCCATTGCTTAAAAGCGTTTTTAAATGGGCAAGGCAGGTAAACCCAAGCCAACCTGTCAGCGCAGGCATCTGGTCATGGGGACTGGAGGACCTGAATAAATTCCAGGCAGCCAATTCAGATGTGATCACTTACCATGATTACTCGCCCGAGGCAGATCATCTAAAAACTGTTCAGTTTTTGAAAATGATTGGCCGCCCGTTAATCTGTACCGAATATATGGCCCGCCCGCGCAACAGCCTGTTCAGCACCGTATTGCCCATGCTTAAAAAAGAAAACGTAGGCGCCATAAACTGGGGCTTTGTAAGCGGTAAAACCAATACCATTTACGCCTGGGACACCCCGATACCTGATGGCAGCGAGCCTAAATTGTGGTTCCATGATATTTTCCGTAAAGATGGCACGGCTTATATTCCTGAAGAAACAACACTGATCAAGAAATTGACCGGAAGGTAG
- a CDS encoding glycoside hydrolase family 43 protein produces the protein MKKRFKYLMLALLSGASACSHAQQASPVKQTAPYKGLIHVVLDRDFPDPTVIRYNGKYYAYATQAPGSNGKMINIQVAWSTDHEHWAYAGDALPQKPSWASNTQNFWAPDVFFDPKLKKFVMFFSADPNELTGKWMGIAYADSPLGPFTDRGTPFMKGPSFQCIDPKAFTDPKTGKHFLYWGSDFQPLRVREMKDDWSGFADGSSATAVVYPGKDKSYSNLVEGSWPDYDNGTCYLYYSGDNCCGAGANYAVMIAKADNPLGPFVRLGESNQTFNSAILIKDAVYTAPGHNSIFTDEKGDKFIAYHAIEIAHKEKGRVMCISPIKYQNGWPVVTK, from the coding sequence ATGAAAAAGAGATTTAAATATTTGATGCTGGCGCTGCTTAGTGGCGCAAGTGCTTGCAGCCATGCACAGCAGGCATCTCCTGTTAAACAAACAGCACCTTATAAGGGCCTCATCCATGTCGTGCTCGACAGGGATTTCCCCGATCCTACGGTAATCAGGTATAACGGCAAATACTATGCCTATGCCACTCAGGCGCCGGGAAGCAATGGTAAAATGATCAATATCCAGGTGGCCTGGTCAACTGATCATGAGCACTGGGCTTACGCCGGCGATGCCCTGCCGCAAAAACCTTCATGGGCTTCCAATACCCAAAACTTTTGGGCGCCGGATGTATTCTTTGATCCCAAACTCAAAAAGTTTGTCATGTTCTTTTCTGCCGATCCGAATGAGTTGACAGGCAAATGGATGGGCATTGCTTATGCAGATAGCCCGCTTGGCCCTTTTACCGACAGGGGCACGCCATTCATGAAAGGCCCGAGCTTTCAATGCATCGATCCTAAAGCTTTTACCGATCCCAAAACCGGCAAGCATTTCCTTTACTGGGGATCGGATTTTCAACCGCTGAGGGTTAGGGAAATGAAGGATGACTGGTCGGGTTTTGCTGATGGCTCATCTGCTACCGCGGTTGTTTACCCCGGGAAGGATAAAAGCTATAGTAACCTGGTTGAAGGTTCATGGCCCGATTATGATAATGGAACCTGTTACCTGTACTATTCGGGCGATAACTGCTGCGGGGCCGGGGCTAATTATGCTGTGATGATAGCTAAGGCTGATAATCCGCTCGGTCCGTTTGTTCGATTGGGCGAAAGTAATCAAACATTCAATAGCGCCATTTTAATAAAAGACGCGGTTTATACTGCTCCGGGTCATAACTCTATTTTTACGGATGAAAAAGGAGACAAATTCATAGCCTATCATGCTATTGAAATAGCACATAAGGAAAAAGGCAGGGTAATGTGTATCAGCCCTATCAAATATCAAAATGGCTGGCCGGTGGTAACCAAATAA
- a CDS encoding phytanoyl-CoA dioxygenase family protein gives MAASYQKFTLGSTITAEQQAFFNQHGFIHFKNFIKPETVTDIINASKQVENSWISNKTEKVNGVPIKYGKDLNGSPIVQRFAFINQHHHLLDEFTRDPRFEVLLNLIGEGSRLGTDEKDGMVFNHYVNGPESSFSKMGWHTDGLRDIFHGQKLNPMLNVGIHLSTLKPENGGLRILPGTHKQNLYQMLFRKKYFLDHDTDENEVAIIPTAGDLTIHDGRLWHRVAQSTVIGEASRRRVIYIPIIAGKYEPKHADSPTAFYQRFASIVK, from the coding sequence ATGGCAGCGTCATATCAAAAATTCACATTAGGCTCAACAATTACGGCCGAACAGCAAGCTTTTTTTAATCAGCACGGTTTTATACATTTTAAAAATTTTATTAAGCCCGAAACTGTTACCGACATCATCAACGCATCAAAGCAGGTTGAAAATTCCTGGATCAGCAACAAAACCGAAAAGGTAAACGGGGTGCCCATTAAATACGGTAAAGACCTTAACGGCTCGCCTATTGTACAGCGTTTTGCCTTTATCAATCAGCACCATCACCTGTTAGATGAATTTACAAGAGATCCACGTTTCGAGGTACTGCTTAACCTGATAGGTGAAGGTTCGCGCTTGGGAACTGATGAAAAAGACGGCATGGTTTTCAACCACTATGTAAACGGCCCCGAAAGCAGCTTTAGTAAAATGGGCTGGCATACCGATGGCCTCCGTGATATTTTTCACGGACAGAAATTAAACCCGATGCTTAACGTTGGCATCCACCTCAGCACATTAAAACCAGAAAACGGCGGTTTGCGGATCCTGCCCGGTACACATAAGCAAAACCTTTACCAGATGCTTTTCCGTAAAAAGTATTTCCTTGATCACGATACCGACGAAAATGAGGTAGCTATTATCCCTACAGCAGGCGACCTGACCATACATGACGGCCGCCTGTGGCACCGCGTGGCCCAATCAACCGTAATTGGTGAGGCAAGCCGCCGCAGGGTAATATATATCCCTATCATCGCCGGTAAATACGAGCCCAAGCATGCCGACAGCCCTACCGCCTTTTATCAACGTTTTGCAAGTATTGTTAAATAA
- a CDS encoding SDR family oxidoreductase yields MMDQYALVTGAGKGIGRSMAILLAQKGYNLLLVSRSESDLLALSTQIKAGYKIKAGYLPADLSKTGAALQVFDWVKNLNVPVSVVINNAGHGMWGNFDELDLTAQTGMMQVNMNALTELSYHFIPLLKLQQQAFILNVSSTAAYQAVPTLAVYAATKAFVLSFSRALRYELKNSNVSVSCLCPGPTDTGFAHSAGMDALAELAAKFNMTADEVAVIGIKGMFNKKAEIVPGFLNKLSAAAAVHSPKSLIERVTAGLYKH; encoded by the coding sequence ATGATGGATCAATACGCTTTAGTTACGGGGGCCGGTAAAGGCATTGGGCGGTCAATGGCTATATTGCTGGCTCAAAAGGGATATAACCTGCTCCTGGTTTCCCGGTCGGAAAGCGATCTCCTGGCATTATCCACCCAAATAAAAGCCGGCTATAAAATTAAAGCCGGCTACCTCCCGGCTGATCTTTCAAAAACAGGCGCAGCTTTGCAGGTATTTGATTGGGTTAAAAATTTAAATGTCCCGGTATCTGTTGTGATAAACAATGCAGGGCATGGCATGTGGGGTAATTTTGATGAACTGGATTTAACCGCACAAACCGGCATGATGCAGGTTAATATGAATGCCCTTACTGAGCTCTCTTATCATTTTATCCCGCTTTTAAAATTGCAGCAGCAGGCTTTTATACTCAATGTATCCAGCACCGCGGCTTATCAGGCTGTACCAACGCTGGCTGTATATGCTGCTACCAAAGCGTTTGTTTTATCATTTAGCAGGGCTTTAAGATATGAGCTTAAAAACTCCAATGTCTCGGTAAGCTGTCTTTGTCCCGGCCCTACGGACACCGGCTTTGCCCATAGCGCAGGGATGGACGCACTGGCTGAACTGGCGGCAAAGTTTAACATGACAGCTGATGAAGTTGCGGTCATCGGGATAAAAGGAATGTTCAATAAAAAGGCCGAAATAGTCCCCGGATTTTTAAACAAGCTTTCGGCGGCAGCGGCAGTACATAGTCCTAAAAGCCTGATTGAACGCGTAACCGCCGGGCTTTACAAACACTAA